TCTTGTTTAATGGTATTTTTCGTTATTTTTTAGccatattttgttgtttatttggttATAGTAGTGTAATGATTTAATGACTCTTTGTTCTAGActgtttttcttcatttttttgcaGTATTTCATGAGGTTTTCGTTTTCCGTCATTGGCATTGTTGATTTATGTTGgatctattatttattttgcatGTTTTATTGGATATTTACTCTTCTTATGTTAAAAATAGTGccgataaatattttattcttatggATTATAAAGAATGGCTAAAACTAAAGGTGGAAGTAGTACACCATCTACTTCTGTTTCTCTAAGAAGTAAGAAACGTAAGGCTGAAGAAGTTTtgaaaacttgtaaaaagaaaataatcgtAGTCAAAGAATCTGAGCCTGGAGATTGGTAACTACCAAGACAGTAGTGCTAATGTTGCTAATGATAATGTTGAGAGTAGTGAATGAAAAAGTGGTAGCGAGTAGAGTAGTAGACACACTAGTCGAGATGAGGATGATTCTTTATCCTTTCCAATTTATGTAAGAGATATCTAAGGTGAGTTGTATGACCTAGGGACGTGGTTAGATGAATTAATATTGTTTTTGCAAAGATCTCTGTAAGATCAAGGATCACAGATTATCCCAAGTTTCAAAAAATTCTGATTCAAGAGAAACTTTATAATGAATTTAAGGGTACCTACTTTGGACATTTGAAGCACATTCCGAATTATTATAAGATCAATGGACAAATTGTCCATTACATGTTGCTGCAACGTGTCACAAATGATAAAACGTtgcatgaaatatgattttgtgTGAACGATAAGGCTGCATATTTTTGCTCACAAGAACTTGCATTGATTATGGAGATGAATTGTTCAACATACCCCCGTGAATCAAAACTTAACAAAGTTCTTAAAAGATGTGAGAATTTTCATTTCAAGGTGAAAAGGAACAAGAACATCACTGGTGCAAAGTTGATGAAGTTAATAAGTggtagtaaattaaataatgatcAGAAATTGAAGTGTTCTTTAGTTTGGTTCGTCCACTCGATATTGCTTGCCCATGATTGGTCTAAGATTGTGAATTCGAACCATATCAAGATGGCAGATGAATTGGATTTCTTTGGAATTTATCCATGGGAAAAGGAGTCCTTTGATTTAACATTGACCCATTTGAAGAATCGAATTAATTTGAGGAATCAAAGTGAAAGgtataatgaaaagaaaaatgcatGTTCTGCTATGTATGACTTTTCCTGGGCAAATCTGGTAAGTGTTATCAACTATTTTGTCGAATTATGATATACTCTGATTTATTTGTGTAGTACTTCATagcctttatttatttatttgtttgttcttTAATGAATTTCAGGTTTGGatatatgaaccttttccataTCTTGGAAAGTATGCCGGCAAGTCCTTGGATACTCCACTGTCCATTCCCTGTATTCTAAGATGGTACACATCAAAGAGCGATGATGTATATAGTTGAAGGTGATCAATTCAAGTATAAGGGGAGAAGTACAAAGGTATACCTTTATTTGTTATGATCtaacaataattataaattagtgaATATTGTgtaatattatatgatattttggATTGTGTACACATACCTCATCCCTACAGTCTGTCAGATGGAACAGAATTACATGAAAATATTTAAGCCATATACAGATGAAGTGAAGTACACGATCATTGATGTATTAAAGGCCCAATTGAAAGGTGTGACCGTCCTCACTAAAGGTGATGAACATTTGGGTGATCACGATGTACATTGCGTGAATTATGTTTCTAGCAGACAGAAAAATGTACCGAATACTTCTAATAATGGAAATTTGAAAAACTTTTAGTGATTGTGTTTTATCCCTTGAGAAATAAATGATTGAAGTTGTTGCGTATGTACAGGAAGAAAATTAGAGGAGAATTGaaaagaataaacaaaaaaaacaagaaaacgGTAAATAagtgtatatatttattgttactGTCAAGTAATTTATTCCTATATATTTGTCAAAGTAAAAGAGAATATGTGAACATTACAACAGATAATGAAGACTTTACTACAACTGATGAATACTTTACGAATGAAATTGATGAAGTGACAATTAATAAAGTTACAAGTGATGGTGTGGCagttgatgatgttgttgatgaAATGGTATATGCAATTTATGAAGTGGCAGgtgttgatgttgttgatgaAGTGACAAGTGGCATGGTGGCAGGTGTAGTTGATCCAATGGAAGTTgttgatgttattgatgaagtGGCAGGTGAAGTTGATCTAGTGACAGTTACTGACGAAAATGTAGGTGCAGTTGATCCAGTGGCAGTTGTTGATGATGTGGCAGATGTAGTTGATGTAGTGACAGTTGATGTTGTTAGAAGTAGCAATTGACGATGTTGCAGTTGGTGAAGTGGCAGTTGATGGTATTGATGAAGTGGCCAGTGGTGAAGTGGCAACTGATGCTTTTGATGAAGTGGCAaaagagaagaaggaagaataaaaagaaagatgaCAGTGTTGAAGTATATGTCATGAGTATCATTATGGAACTCAATGGTGATATTAATGGTGACgaaaaaaaacaattgaagTGGTTTTGAAGTATTTGACATCTTAAGACaatgaattttgttgttttgttgttttgtggatAAAATTAAAGTGGTTTTGTGGTTTTGAAGTATCTATTGTTTTGCTATTTTgtggagaaaattatatatctgAAAGATtatagatatttttatatatggttAATGGTGATTTTGAGAAACACTTTAACATGATTTATTATGAAGGGGTTTTAtgaatctatatttttatagtatGTGATTTTTGCTTTgcttaatatgtttttattggtTTGTATGTTTAATATTATAGATTGTTATCACTGTTGATTTAAAACATTATcgatcaaaaatgaaaaatataagattGCAATAAATATagagaaatattttcatttattccGTCAATATTCCCGTTGCACATTTACAAAAAGCAAACAGCAACACTAAACCACTTAATACAATTTTTaagcatttttctttttcttctatcAAAATCAACCTTTCTTTTAGTTGATCTCTATGTCATTCAGAATCTTGTGGCAACAGTTTCAAGTGATTTTGCTTCTCTACGGCCTCTTTTAAGAAAGTCATTAGCAAATccttattttcttcatatttccGTAGCTttgttaataattcaaatttggcaACGCCTTGGAAATTTGATGGGCTACTCATTGATGATTCATTTGAAAGCGACCTAAAAAATGAGCATATGTCAACTGCACAACTAAAGAATTGTCGACCTGAATTTGTATCGGTGTATGACGTCCTCAACATAGCTGGATAGTGTAAGACTTTTTTGCTTTGGATGCTTGAGACATTGTAaaaatggaggtttttgagttgtttatgaGGCATTGTATTTCTTTTATACTATAAAAAAAACAGATGTTACCGTTGAAAAAGTGGATTTGTACTTTTGTTACCGTTgtaaaatttgtaaatatttacTGGTTAACAAAATATATAGACCATGTATACAATCGATACATCTCTATGTGTGTGGTATGTTTTCGACCAAAGAGATTTACACTCTAACATTAGTAAGGTATATTCGGGTTTATGACTATATTAAATCATTATCTATACTTTACCTACTAGAAACGGACACTGATATATAGACCAAAACTAGTGGAGTTTAAAAAAGACAaaactaattattaaaaattttattttttatatttatgcaaTTAAATGAGTTTTAACAAATCATATGATCATGTAAGAGTCCACATAAATTGGGTGTGGTGATTAGAGATATACGAGGAAGAGTCGTAGTTATACAATCAACATTCTTATAACAATGTTTGTGAAAGCATAAGTATAATGCAAGGATGTAACTTGTTATGTGTGGATATACAATAAACATCTTTACAACATAAGCATGTGATTATGTATGAGTCTACATAAATTGGGGTGGGAATCAACAATGTGTGGTTAAACATAGTTCTAAAGATGTTGATTGTATAACCACAACTCTTCCTCGTACATCTTTAATCACCAGAACCAATTTATGTGGACTCGTACATGATCATATGGCTtgaataaacttaattaattggataaatataaaaaatatataattttaaattaacaatttttttcttttttaaattctatTAGTTTTGATCTACATATAAGTGTGCGTATCTAGTAATGAAAGTATCGACAATGctttaaaatatacataaacCTAAATATACCTAAGTAATGTCAGAGTGTTAATCACATTGATCATACACACACCACACACATAGACATGCATTGATTGATTAATGGGTCTATATGTTTTAATGATAGTAAATATTTACTTATAGAAATTTTACAATACTAACATATGATCTTTTATTAACTCGTTAAGGGCCATTAGGTAGAGTGTATATTCTGATAATGTTTGTATTAGTCATTTTTGAATTACTTATACTTAGATTATTTCTTATGGATATTTTGATGAGgtgcattattattattattattattattattattattattattattattattaataataataataacaataataataataataataataataataatatgcatcataataatactaatagtaataataccaataataattataatagtaataataataataataataataataataataataatgataataataataataataataaaataataataataataataataataataataataataataataataataataataatacacatGCATTAAAATACACAACTTCATAAATAATACACGATTTAAAAGAGAATGGATGGACTCGATAATAACCAATAAAGACAATGTACAAAATCTATGTCGTATTTTCATTGATCTATATTAAGTCACGACTAATTACGATATAGATGACactatattaatcaaaatgttGTCAgcaaaaaaaaagtactttCCCCAGTAGCTTACAAACTCAATCAAGCTTCTTTAAGATTTGTTGTTGTTCACACATGTAGTTCTCTTGTGTCCGGTTCTCTTACAAATTGAACATTTGTTCCTTCTCTTTCTCATGAAATTCTCACCGACACCTTTGACACGTTTTCTTACACACTTGGTATTGACAAGCGGCGGAAGAGTCTTCACATTAAGCAACTCTTCTGGAACACAGCATTCTGACTCGAGAGGGACAACATTAATAGAATCTAAGATTGCAAGGAGGTacaattcaactttatacaaaggAAAAGAGTAGTCATAAATGCTCATACCATACTCGTTGTCATGCTTCAATCGTAAAGCGGCCATCGCTTGAGCACAAGGTATCTTGATCAAGTCATATTCCCTACAAGAACATGACTTTTCCAGTAGGTCCAAATAGGCGGTAACACCTGCACCGGACACGGTAAATTCATTATCCTCCCCGATTATGTTATCCATATATAAGAATTCTCCCtcgataattttcttttttgcattttttctgCAGAAGGAAACATTTGATTACTTATTGATTTAAGTATATATGCATGCCTCTCCCTAAACAATTCTTCAAACCTCTTAGTAATCGAATTAAATATTGATGCACGGTATACTATCTTTCATCTATCAACATAGCATTAAGTAACTTGGCGACACTTGTGGTCATCACATCAAATCTATTGCCAGGAAAATGTATCTACTCCACTTCTCAAAACCTATATCATACTCAAGGG
This window of the Solanum pennellii chromosome 2, SPENNV200 genome carries:
- the LOC107009855 gene encoding uncharacterized protein LOC107009855 gives rise to the protein MDNIIGEDNEFTVSGAGVTAYLDLLEKSCSCREYDLIKIPCAQAMAALRLKHDNEYGMSIYDYSFPLYKVELYLLAILDSINVVPLESECCVPEELLNVKTLPPLVNTKCVRKRVKGVGENFMRKRRNKCSICKRTGHKRTTCVNNNKS